In Nitratireductor mangrovi, the genomic window GCGTCCTCGGCGGTGGCCATGCCGATGTCATGGCCGAAATTATAGACATTGCCCGGCAGCAGATGGGTGGCACCGGCGGACTCTACCGCCGCGATGACGTTTTCGGCCATCGGCAGCACCTTTTCTTCCCATTCGGTATAGGTCGGGTTGAGCGTATTGAGCACGACATCGGCGCCCGCGCAGGCGGCGACCAACGACGCGCGGTCGAAGGCGTCGGCCTCCACCCACTCGACGCCCGGCGCGAGTTGCGCCCCCTTGGCGCCGCGCGCTACTCCCTTTGCGCGCCAACCGGCCTCGACGAAGGCTCGCGCCGCGGCATCGCCGATGCGGCCGGCAGCACCGAGAATGACGATGGTTTTCATGTCGGATCTCCTTGTGTTGTCGGCCCTAAGGTGATGTATCTGTTTCTGTATGGAAATCGCTGATTGGTGCACAAAGATCATTCATTCTTGAATAGGTCGACATGACCGAACTGGACTGGAACCTGATCCGATCCTTTGCGACGGTGGCAGAGACCGGCAGCCTGTCAGCAGCAGCACGCACGCTGTCATCCAGCCAGCCGACGCTGGGCCGGCACATTGCCGAACTGGAGCGCCGGCTCGGCGTCACGCTGTTCCGGCGCGGCCGTGGAGGCTACGCACTCACCGACAAGGGTGAAGCGCTGCTCGGGCGAGCGCTAGCCATGCGCGAGCACGCAGCCGGCTTCTCGCGGCTCGCGCTTGGCGCTGTGGAACACGTGTCCGGCACGGTTCGCATTGCTGCCAGCGAGGTGATGTCGGCCTACGCCCTGCCCGCGATCCTGGCCGATCTTGCAGCGGAGGAACCGGGCATCGAGGTCGAGATCGTCGCCTCTAACCAGGTCGAAAACCTGCTGCGGCGTGACGCCGATATCGCGGTTCGCATGGTCGAGCCGACGCAGCTTGACCTGGTCGCGCGCAAGGTCGCAGACATCCCGCTGGTCGCCTGTGCGGCCGTCTCCTATCTCGACCGTCGCGGTCGACTGTCTGGGCAGGAAGATCTTCCCGCCCATGACCTCGTCGGCTTCGACCGCGACGACAGCATCATCGACGGCTTCGCGCAGTTCGGGCTCGACGTCGACCGCCACGCCTTCCGGTTTCGCACCGACAACCAGATCGTCTATTGGCAGGCGATCCTCGCCGGCAACGGCATCGGCTTCTTCCAGGAACCGCTGGTCGCGAACGAACCCCTGGTGGAGGCCCTGCTTCCCGATCTGCGGCTGCCGGCATTGCCGATGTGGCTCGCCATGCACCGCGACGTCAGGACCAGCGCGCGCGTCAGACGCACCGCGGATTTCCTCCATGAACGCCTGACGCGCTACGTCGCCGGCTGAACGGCGGCATCGGTCGCACGGAACTCCGCCGAGCGCGCCAGTCCC contains:
- a CDS encoding LysR family transcriptional regulator; this translates as MTELDWNLIRSFATVAETGSLSAAARTLSSSQPTLGRHIAELERRLGVTLFRRGRGGYALTDKGEALLGRALAMREHAAGFSRLALGAVEHVSGTVRIAASEVMSAYALPAILADLAAEEPGIEVEIVASNQVENLLRRDADIAVRMVEPTQLDLVARKVADIPLVACAAVSYLDRRGRLSGQEDLPAHDLVGFDRDDSIIDGFAQFGLDVDRHAFRFRTDNQIVYWQAILAGNGIGFFQEPLVANEPLVEALLPDLRLPALPMWLAMHRDVRTSARVRRTADFLHERLTRYVAG